The genomic segment atattatgagtCTTGTCAATTATTTAAGTCTAGAATCTATTTAGTACgtagtatataatatatgaacAGGAATCAATAATGCACAACAAAAAAAGTCGATTTTAACTGCAGTTCAGTGGTTTTCAAAACAGAATACACATTACATACTGTCCAGTGCATTTGAACAAACAAAAACATTTAATACAATGCCAAAAATATTATCCTACGTTAAGGCTGCATGTTGTTTTCTTATGTTCCGGCCTTTTGCACTTGGAGAACTTGTTTCTTTTCTTGTACCTTGAAGGCTCCAACACACCCTTAACACGTTTCACCTTCTTTCGTCCGAGTTTGGGATCGAAGTCGGCTGGAAGAACTTGCATTTCAAGATACTCTCGCGCCACACTCCACTCCGACTCAAGTGGTGCTGCACAAATAGGTTCCAAGTATGCAAGGAGGTATGATTCTTTCGAATATATTTGCGAAGAGTAGTTGTAAATGCTAGTACAGTATTCATCGCCGTGCTTCAAACGCAACGCTTCCATTGGATGAGCACATGGCAATTTCACCAAGTCGTACTTTCTGTAAGAACATGACCGTCTCGAAAGATTAAATTTTACGGAACGATCGTAGCCAAGCATGGTGAATTTGTCGGTGTTTCCGTTTATGTTGTTCACATATAATTTGTCCTCCTCGGTCATGTTTTCACTCAAGATCATCTCGGCTACGGGAATGAAGGTTGTCTTTGAATTGTCCACCTTCGCATTGTCCACCTCCGCATACCTCTTCCTAAATATTTCTCTAAATCTATGTTCAATTGAATTGAAAATGGACGCCACTGGATACTCTCTTTCATCACAAAATATTGAGTTGAGCGACTCAGCAATGTTTGAGGTCATGACGTTGAATCGATTACCTGGAAAGTGAGCACGACTCCATTTTTCAAATCCTACTTCATGCTCGAGGCAAGCTACTGCACTGGGGCATCTTTCTTTAAGGGCGTTGAAGTAGTCATTAAATTCTTTCAACGTGTACGCCTTGGCCGCATGGTAGTACAAATAGAGAGAATCAGAACAATGGTGATTTATTCGAAGATTTTCATCGAGATACCTCATACGAATATTGTGATGTGCAAGTGGATAATGCCTTGCGAGGCCGTTAGCTATGCTTACATGTCTGTCAGAGATAACGCACAGCTGTAGTTTGTCGACGACAAAGGCCTTAAGCTTCTCGAAGAAGAAAACCCATGACGCATCGTTCTCCTTATCCACCACACAATACACTAAGGGATAGATATGATTCTACGTATCTtgagcaacaatgaacaacagcACGCCCTCGTACTTGTCGGACAAATGCGTGCCATCAACGGCAACAACGTTTCTCATGTGTGCATATCTACGGATGAAAGCCCCAAACGccataaagtagtaaataaacctGCCAGACTCCTCATCGACCCTGAGG from the Capsicum annuum cultivar UCD-10X-F1 chromosome 9, UCD10Xv1.1, whole genome shotgun sequence genome contains:
- the LOC124887382 gene encoding uncharacterized protein LOC124887382, producing the protein MAFGAFIRRYAHMRNVVAVDGTHLSDKYEGVLLFIVAQDTHVSIANGLARHYPLAHHNIRMRYLDENLRINHHCSDSLYLYYHAAKAYTLKEFNDYFNALKERCPSAVACLEHEVGFEKWSRAHFPGNRFNVMTSNIAESLNSIFCDEREYPVASIFNSIEHRFREIFRKRYAEVDNAKVDNSKTTFIPVAEMILSENMTEEDKLYVNNINGNTDKFTMLGYDRSVKFNLSRRSCSYRKYDLVKLPCAHPMEALRLKHGDEYCTSIYNYSSQIYSKESYLLAYLEPICAAPLESEWSVAREYLEMQVLPADFDPKLGRKKVKRVKGVLEPSRYKKRNKFSKCKRPEHKKTTCSLNVG